A single region of the Triticum dicoccoides isolate Atlit2015 ecotype Zavitan chromosome 2B, WEW_v2.0, whole genome shotgun sequence genome encodes:
- the LOC119365805 gene encoding kinesin-like protein KIN-14H, protein MASSLTPRSPYQKKENLGNVRRGMGYSAPPRRNVLSAINNGGGANAEPAPSEAGSEAPAFEFSGREDVDRLLNEKMKGKSKNDYKGRTEQMSEYIKRLRACIRWLVELEDGYLAEQEKLRGQIDSDNARHAEFEAQLSGALEELKAANLEMTTRCDSLEESLNKEKADRLLAVESYEKEREERESAEASRDVLTVDLERVTHEAKRFSEQLKMVQDTNKRLQEYNSSLQQYNSNLQADTSKNGEIISKLQREKSAMMEAMTNLKDLNNSMKNQLDSSMSSQKEAIRVKEELRKEVECLRADLQQVREDRDQSVAQLNTLTAELATYSEQAKKSSKDSELLRIKAAAFEETCSSQQEQIETLQKQLAVATEKLKHADVTAIEAMTGYETQKETIKDLEERLAYAEFQIIEADKLRKKLHNTILELKGNIRVFCRVRPFLSDANSNGQEEAIISYPSSVENAGRGIDLMNQGQKCSFSYDKVFDHSASQDDVFVEMSQLVQSALDGYKVCIFAYGQTGSGKTYTMMGKPGRDQKGIIPRSLEQIFKTSQSLESQGWKYCMQASMLEIYNETIRDLLAPGRSSSDMPGGKQYTIKHDSQGNTTVSDLTTTNVFSTADVTSLLEKASHSRSVGKTQMNEQSSRSHFVFTLKIFGSNESTGQQVQGVLNLIDLAGSERLTKSGATGDRLKETQAINKSLSALSDVIFAIAKNDDHVPFRNSKLTYLLQPCLGGDSKTLMFVNVSPEASSAGETLCSLRFASRVNACEIGVARRQTQSKSSSDTSNRLSYG, encoded by the exons AAGAAGGAGAACCTGGGGAACGTGCGGCGCGGGATGGGGTACAGCGCGCCGCCGCGCCGCAACGTGCTCTCGGCCATCAACAACGGCGGCGGCGCCAACGCCGAGCCGGCGCCCTCCGAGGCCGGCTCCGAGGCGCCCGCCTTCGAGTTCAGCGGGAGGGAGGATGTGGACCGCCTGCTCAACGAGAAGatgaagggcaaatccaagaacgaCTACAAG gggaggacggaGCAGATGAGCGAGTACATCAAGAGGCTCAGGGCCTGCATCCGGTGGCTGGTGGAGCTGGAAGACGGATACTTGGCCGAGCAGGAGAAGCTCCGGGGGCAGATAGATTCAGACAATGCTCGTCATGCAGAGTTTG AGGCTCAGCTCAGTGGTGCGCTGGAAGAGTTGAAAGCTGCAAACTTGGAAATGACTACACGGTGTGACTCACTGGAGGAGAGCTTGAACAAGGAGAAGGCCGACAGGCTG CTTGCTGTGGAGTCCTATGAGAAGGAAAGAGAAGAAAGGGAATCGGCCGAGGCTTCACGGGATGTACTGACGGTCGATCTTGAAAGGGTCACTCATGAGGCCAAACGGTTCAGTGAGCAG CTAAAAATGGTCCAAGACACCAACAAAAGACTTCAGGAATACAACTCCAGCTTGCAGCAATACAACAGTAATCTTCAAGCTGATACATCAAAGAATGGAGAAATCATCTCGAAGCTGCAAAGGGAGAAGAGTGCAATGATGGAAGCCATGACTAATCTGAAAGATCTTAACAACTCAATGAAGAATCAGTTGGATTCTTCCATG TCCTCCCAGAAAGAAGCAATTAGAGTGAAAGAAGAACTTAGAAAAGAAGTAGAATGCCTCAGAGCTGATTTACAACAAGTTAGAGAAGACCGTGATCAGTCTGTTGCTCAACTGAATACCTTGACCGCTGAACTGGCCACTTACAGCGAACAGGCTAAAAAGTCTTCGAAAGACTCTGAACTTTTGAGAATAAAGGCGGCAGCCTTTGAG GAAACATGCAGTTCACAGCAAGAGCAAATTGAAACATTGCAAAAGCAGCTTGCAGTTGCAACTGAGAAGCTGAAG CATGCTGATGTGACTGCAATTGAGGCGATGACAGGATATGAAACACAGAAAGAGACAATCAAAGATCTGGAAGAGCGTTTGGCATATGCGGAGTTTCAAATCATTGAAGCTGACAAGCTACGAAAGAAGCTGCATAATACCATCTTG GAACTAAAAGGCAATATCAGAGTATTTTGTAGGGTTCGACCCTTTCTGTCGGACGCTAATTCTAATGGTCAGGAAGAAGCCATTATTTCTTATCCATCATCTGTGGAAAATGCTGGGCGTGGTATTGATTTAATGAATCAAG GTCAGAAATGTTCTTTTTCATATGACAAGGTTTTCGATCACAGCGCTTCGCAAGATGACGTGTTTGTGGAAATGTCACAGCTAGTCCAAAGTGCGCTTGACGGATACAAG GTATGCATATTTGCATATGGTCAAACAGGGTCAGGTAAAACTTATACAATGATGGGTAAGCCAGGCCGTGATCAGAAAGGTATCATACCTCGATCTTTGGAGCAAATTTTCAAGACCAGTCAGTCTCTAGAATCTCAAGGATGGAAGTATTGTATGCAG GCATCAATGCTGGAAATATACAATGAGACAATTCGTGACTTGTTAGCACCAGGCCGCTCCAGTAGTGATATGCCTGGCGGTAAACAATACACAATAAAGCATGATTCCCAGGGAAACACAACAGTCTCCGATCTTACAACTACTAATGTGTTCAGCACTGCTGATGTGACGTCTCTTCTAGAGAAAGCATCTCATAGCAG GTCTGTAGGTAAGACCCAAATGAATGAGCAATCTTCCCGGAGCCACTTTGTCTTCACACTGAAGATATTTGGATCAAATGAG AGCACAGGCCAACAAGTACAAGGTGTGCTGAACTTGATTGATTTGGCCGGGAGTGAGCGGCTTACTAAAAGTGGTGCAACAGGCGATCGCTTGAAGGAAACTCAG GCCATCAACAAGAGCTTGTCAGCTCTCAGCGATGTTATCTTTGCGATTGCCAAAAATGATGACCATGTGCCCTTCAGGAACTCGAAGCTTACATACCTCTTGCAG CCTTGCCTTGGCGGGGACTCGAAGACGCTCATGTTCGTCAACGTCTCGCCCGAGGCATCCTCGGCCGGGGAGACGCTATGCTCCCTGAGGTTCGCGTCGAGGGTGAACGCTTGCGAGATCGGGGTGGCGAGACGGCAGACACAGTCCAAGTCCTCCTCGGATACCAGTAACAGGCTGAGCTACGGGTGA